One Glutamicibacter mishrai genomic window carries:
- the pdxA gene encoding 4-hydroxythreonine-4-phosphate dehydrogenase PdxA, with product MTTNQQDFLIIADDFSGACEVSLPWSDHGFPTRVSLGFDSAPADNTHRATVVDTNTRYSTPANAHRLLKELSQTLPEGTMVFKKIDSLWRGNLNAELRALADAGYRLIIAGALPHLERTVENGRPLIAGQPLSSTGAWQVEAQQAPETIAELLGDLASARTPSPHETGAFRDQLAAAVKSAPAVIVDCATDEDLHEIADAWLALRTTDPEHFQRSILVGTGALNAALASKLAGHSGHATDNAGQDHAPQSREPHHILGVIGSASGPSGQQLEIARNHGLPCGETTSELPSPAPGEPVILRATRSASDPHQVLAHLRKQAGHFLAEHPDADLFLTGGETARAILDDLGVDSLAPLQQLEPGVVICQTPDGRLVGTKPGSFGSPNILVTALTTLRSLRAPYSQELDSMSTTTLDTRPFIAVTMGDGSGVGPEVTVGALLDANAYKISRPVVIGDCHRLSMGAEALGLQAEIVEITEIAQAQFIPGRINVIDPHLLSEDLEWGKISGEAGNAAYHYIRIACELAMRDEVQGICTAPLNKAALHEAGHIYPGHTELLAHFMGVDEVSMMLSTPKVKVIHVTTHIGLIDAIKKIEPGLVERTVRRGHEALVRAGNPNPKIGVCAINPHAGENGLFGYGEEEEKIIPAIDKLQADGINAIGPLPADTAFFLAGRGDYNLIVAMYHDQGHGPVKVLGIEAGVNITVGLPVIRTSVDHGTAFDIAGKGIVEVGSMIEALQQSVNLASVPVK from the coding sequence ATGACCACGAACCAGCAGGATTTCCTGATAATCGCCGACGATTTTTCTGGCGCATGCGAAGTATCTTTACCGTGGAGCGACCATGGATTTCCGACCCGGGTCTCCCTGGGCTTCGACTCAGCCCCTGCGGACAATACGCATCGCGCCACCGTCGTGGACACCAATACCAGGTACTCGACACCCGCTAACGCGCATCGACTCCTGAAGGAACTGAGCCAGACCCTGCCCGAGGGCACCATGGTCTTCAAGAAGATCGATTCGCTCTGGCGAGGCAACCTCAATGCAGAGCTGCGCGCCCTGGCCGATGCTGGCTACCGACTCATCATCGCCGGCGCCCTTCCCCACCTGGAACGGACTGTCGAGAACGGGCGGCCGCTGATAGCCGGCCAGCCCTTGTCATCCACCGGCGCCTGGCAGGTCGAAGCCCAGCAGGCACCGGAAACCATCGCCGAGCTCTTGGGCGATCTGGCCTCGGCAAGGACTCCAAGCCCGCATGAAACCGGGGCGTTCCGCGACCAGCTGGCCGCCGCAGTGAAGTCCGCGCCAGCGGTGATCGTGGACTGCGCCACCGATGAGGATCTGCATGAAATCGCCGATGCCTGGCTGGCCTTGCGCACCACGGACCCGGAGCACTTCCAGCGCAGCATCCTCGTGGGCACCGGCGCACTCAACGCGGCACTGGCCAGCAAGCTAGCCGGCCATTCGGGGCATGCAACCGATAACGCCGGGCAAGATCATGCCCCGCAGAGCAGGGAACCGCACCATATCCTCGGTGTCATCGGATCAGCCTCCGGCCCCTCAGGACAGCAGCTTGAGATTGCCCGGAATCACGGGCTCCCCTGCGGCGAAACCACCAGCGAATTGCCGTCGCCCGCGCCAGGCGAACCGGTCATTCTGCGCGCAACGCGCAGCGCCAGTGATCCACACCAGGTGCTTGCGCACCTGCGGAAGCAAGCAGGGCATTTCCTTGCCGAGCACCCCGATGCGGACCTTTTCCTCACCGGAGGCGAAACTGCACGAGCCATCCTCGATGACCTCGGCGTCGATTCCCTGGCCCCGCTCCAGCAGCTGGAGCCCGGGGTTGTCATCTGCCAGACCCCCGATGGCCGGCTCGTTGGAACCAAACCCGGTTCCTTCGGCAGCCCCAACATCCTCGTTACAGCCTTAACCACCCTGCGCAGCCTACGCGCCCCTTATTCCCAGGAGCTTGATTCCATGAGCACTACCACCTTGGACACCCGCCCATTCATCGCCGTCACCATGGGAGACGGCTCAGGCGTCGGCCCCGAAGTCACCGTCGGAGCACTGCTGGACGCCAACGCGTACAAGATCAGCCGTCCCGTGGTGATTGGCGACTGCCACCGGCTCTCGATGGGCGCCGAAGCACTGGGCCTGCAGGCCGAGATCGTGGAGATCACCGAGATCGCCCAAGCCCAGTTCATCCCCGGCCGCATCAATGTCATCGATCCCCACCTGCTTTCCGAGGATCTTGAATGGGGCAAGATTTCCGGCGAGGCCGGCAACGCGGCCTACCACTACATCCGCATAGCCTGCGAGCTGGCCATGCGCGACGAGGTCCAGGGCATCTGCACCGCGCCGCTGAACAAGGCCGCGCTGCACGAGGCAGGCCACATCTACCCGGGGCACACCGAACTGCTCGCGCACTTCATGGGTGTTGACGAGGTATCGATGATGCTCTCGACCCCCAAGGTCAAGGTCATCCACGTGACCACGCATATCGGCCTGATCGATGCGATCAAGAAGATCGAGCCCGGCCTGGTCGAGCGCACCGTCCGCCGCGGCCATGAGGCCTTGGTCCGCGCCGGCAACCCGAATCCCAAGATCGGCGTCTGCGCCATCAACCCGCATGCCGGAGAAAACGGGCTGTTCGGCTATGGCGAAGAAGAAGAGAAGATCATCCCTGCAATCGATAAGCTGCAGGCCGACGGCATCAATGCCATCGGCCCATTGCCCGCCGATACCGCATTCTTCCTGGCTGGCCGCGGCGACTACAACCTCATTGTCGCCATGTACCACGACCAGGGCCACGGCCCGGTGAAGGTCCTTGGCATCGAGGCCGGCGTAAACATCACCGTGGGCCTGCCGGTCATCCGCACCTCAGTGGACCACGGGACCGCTTTCGACATCGCAGGCAAGGGCATTGTCGAGGTAGGCAGCATGATCGAAGCACTGCAGCAGTCGGTGAACTTGGCTTCGGTTCCGGTCAAGTAA
- a CDS encoding DeoR/GlpR family DNA-binding transcription regulator — MSTSAKVRQGQILELANTSGLASVEELSERFGVTASTIRRDLSRLTGEGKIARTYGGAMPLTAPVIESTFRQRNMENAAAKSAIGRKARSLVAEGQTILLDSGSTVASLAHELRDANELTVATTSLVVVEELAEAESVHVECLGGTLRHRSAAFVGPLAEYCLERMSFDSVFLGADAVTPDAICEADLVQTRLKEKMASRAQRVFVLADSSKLNQHPFHAWAKLPEGWTLITDAQASSSQLAPFKEAKVEVIVAG, encoded by the coding sequence ATGTCAACCAGCGCCAAGGTACGCCAAGGGCAAATCCTCGAACTGGCCAATACCAGCGGGCTGGCTAGCGTCGAAGAACTTTCCGAACGATTCGGCGTCACCGCATCCACGATCCGGCGCGACCTCTCCCGGCTCACCGGCGAAGGGAAGATCGCGCGCACCTATGGCGGTGCCATGCCCCTGACCGCTCCTGTCATCGAGTCAACATTCCGCCAGCGGAATATGGAGAATGCCGCCGCCAAAAGCGCCATCGGACGCAAGGCCCGATCTTTGGTGGCCGAGGGGCAGACCATCCTGCTCGATTCGGGATCTACCGTGGCATCGCTGGCGCATGAACTGCGTGATGCCAACGAGCTCACTGTCGCCACAACGTCCCTGGTAGTGGTTGAGGAACTCGCCGAGGCCGAATCGGTGCACGTTGAGTGCCTCGGCGGCACCTTGCGCCATCGCAGCGCGGCCTTTGTGGGGCCGCTCGCCGAGTACTGCCTAGAACGAATGAGCTTTGATTCCGTGTTCCTCGGGGCTGATGCGGTGACGCCTGATGCCATCTGCGAAGCCGACCTGGTACAGACCCGACTCAAGGAAAAGATGGCTTCACGGGCGCAGCGCGTTTTTGTGCTGGCCGATAGTTCCAAGCTCAATCAGCACCCGTTCCACGCGTGGGCGAAATTGCCCGAGGGATGGACTCTGATCACCGATGCGCAGGCCAGCTCCAGCCAACTCGCGCCCTTCAAAGAGGCCAAGGTCGAGGTCATCGTCGCGGGCTGA
- a CDS encoding PrpF domain-containing protein has translation MNIQAEWMRGGTSKCWVFESEHLDETATSLDELLPKVFGSPDSRQIDGVGGATSTTSKAVILHRCDDSEVDVEFTFAQVGIEEATVDWGSNCGNCSAVVGLYAIEQGWVVPDSDITRVITRNTNTGQIIIQRVDTPGGALPIVPQAQMPGVATAGYKVGLGFRDPAGKTTGSLLPTSNPTDILIAADRAWTVSLIDAGAPVVVLRAEELGLDTADYDSWMAAVDSQLNVLDQVRREAAVRMGLATTPKQAARAIPKLAIAAAPQDDQSDASVMMLSMGRPHPALAITGSVALTLGAQTPGTVLGEITGGEPRATLRLRTPAGVIETWSEVREGSMYVGVDRTARSIATSTIHLPESLGSVAGTDLASASR, from the coding sequence ATGAACATACAAGCTGAATGGATGCGCGGGGGAACCAGCAAGTGCTGGGTTTTCGAATCCGAGCATCTGGACGAAACGGCCACCAGCCTCGATGAACTACTGCCAAAGGTTTTCGGCAGCCCTGATTCACGACAGATCGACGGCGTCGGCGGAGCCACCTCGACCACCAGCAAGGCGGTCATTCTGCACCGTTGCGACGACTCCGAGGTAGATGTCGAATTCACCTTTGCCCAGGTAGGCATCGAAGAAGCCACCGTGGACTGGGGAAGCAACTGCGGCAACTGCTCGGCAGTGGTCGGCCTCTACGCCATCGAACAGGGATGGGTTGTTCCCGACTCTGACATCACCCGTGTCATCACCCGCAATACCAACACCGGCCAGATCATCATCCAGCGCGTGGATACGCCAGGCGGCGCACTGCCTATCGTTCCCCAAGCGCAGATGCCCGGCGTTGCAACCGCCGGCTACAAAGTAGGCCTCGGGTTCCGCGACCCGGCAGGCAAGACCACCGGCAGCCTGCTGCCAACGTCGAACCCTACTGACATCCTGATCGCCGCTGATCGCGCATGGACCGTATCCTTGATCGATGCCGGAGCCCCGGTGGTAGTTCTGCGCGCAGAAGAGCTCGGCCTTGACACCGCAGATTATGATTCATGGATGGCCGCTGTCGACTCGCAACTCAACGTCTTGGACCAGGTACGCCGCGAAGCTGCGGTGCGCATGGGCCTTGCCACGACCCCGAAACAGGCAGCCCGGGCCATCCCCAAGCTGGCGATCGCCGCCGCACCGCAGGACGATCAGAGCGATGCCAGCGTCATGATGCTCTCCATGGGCAGGCCCCACCCGGCATTGGCCATCACCGGCAGCGTCGCACTGACCCTTGGCGCGCAGACCCCGGGCACGGTCCTGGGCGAGATCACCGGCGGCGAGCCACGGGCCACATTGCGCCTGCGCACCCCGGCCGGTGTCATCGAAACCTGGAGCGAAGTACGCGAAGGATCCATGTACGTCGGCGTTGACCGCACCGCACGCTCCATCGCAACCTCCACCATTCACCTCCCCGAGTCCCTCGGCAGCGTTGCCGGGACCGACCTAGCAAGCGCCAGCCGCTAA
- a CDS encoding SLC13 family permease, whose protein sequence is MSKTELDVAPVTDREDVEFNTVDPRRQKRRNRRNILIVAAVAAVVALIALLVGPSMAGSSAPADPGSSLTFEQIVPLVVLVLMFIIATKWPVNIGVMGLVASFGIGYFMLGMDDKEILADFPASIVLTIIGVTYFFSMAQHNGTIDVIVRNCVRMVRGKTMMLPWVFFLVAAALTSLGTFSPAAVALLAPAAIGFAYESRIHPLLMGAFIINGAHAGGFSPLSVSGVLVHDIAMENGFPVSANALFVASFAINLILSILTVIVFAFMGKLRTAKGEAYAAAADTRSTRPQGQQIYTLVLIGVMLFCALVLRLPIGFVALSAGLLLALLNIKDQQKFVAGISWSTVLLVAGMITYVSLLTHIGVIDTLAHMALALGAPILIALVLCYVIGIGSAFASSTALLAAFIPLAGPLLSVSSLSVSGTVAAIAISATVVDVSPFSTAGALVVANVKESDRTRTYKQLMMYAGAVVLIAPALSWLLLVPTGIM, encoded by the coding sequence ATGTCTAAAACTGAGCTCGACGTTGCGCCAGTGACTGATCGCGAAGACGTTGAATTTAATACCGTTGATCCGCGCCGCCAAAAGCGCCGGAACCGCCGGAACATCTTGATCGTTGCGGCCGTCGCCGCCGTAGTTGCACTGATTGCCCTGCTGGTTGGACCGTCAATGGCCGGCTCCTCGGCCCCCGCCGATCCGGGCAGCAGCCTGACTTTTGAGCAGATTGTCCCGCTGGTCGTCCTGGTGCTGATGTTCATCATCGCCACCAAGTGGCCTGTGAACATCGGTGTGATGGGGCTGGTTGCCTCCTTCGGCATCGGCTACTTCATGCTGGGCATGGACGATAAGGAAATCCTCGCGGACTTCCCGGCCAGCATCGTGCTGACCATCATCGGTGTCACCTACTTCTTCTCCATGGCGCAGCACAACGGCACCATCGATGTCATCGTGCGCAACTGCGTGCGCATGGTTCGCGGCAAGACCATGATGCTTCCTTGGGTCTTCTTCCTGGTTGCTGCGGCGCTGACCTCGCTGGGCACCTTTTCCCCTGCCGCCGTCGCCCTGCTGGCACCAGCAGCCATCGGCTTTGCCTACGAGTCGCGCATCCACCCGCTGCTGATGGGTGCCTTCATCATCAATGGCGCCCACGCTGGCGGATTCTCGCCGCTGTCGGTCTCCGGTGTCCTGGTCCATGACATCGCCATGGAAAATGGCTTCCCGGTTTCGGCCAATGCCCTGTTTGTCGCCAGCTTCGCGATCAACCTGATCCTCTCGATCCTGACTGTGATCGTCTTCGCCTTCATGGGCAAGCTGCGCACCGCCAAGGGCGAGGCCTATGCGGCAGCGGCGGATACCCGCTCCACCCGTCCGCAAGGTCAGCAGATCTACACCCTGGTGCTCATTGGCGTCATGCTCTTCTGCGCTTTGGTCCTGCGTCTGCCCATCGGCTTCGTCGCCTTGAGCGCAGGCCTGCTCCTTGCCCTGCTGAACATCAAGGACCAGCAGAAATTCGTTGCAGGCATCTCCTGGTCCACCGTGCTGCTGGTGGCTGGCATGATCACCTATGTATCGTTGCTGACCCACATCGGCGTGATCGATACCTTGGCCCACATGGCTCTGGCGCTGGGTGCGCCGATCTTGATCGCTTTGGTCCTCTGCTACGTGATCGGCATCGGCTCGGCTTTCGCCTCGTCCACGGCACTGCTTGCGGCGTTCATTCCGCTGGCCGGCCCGTTGCTGTCCGTCAGCTCGCTGAGCGTCTCCGGCACGGTGGCAGCTATCGCCATCTCGGCCACCGTGGTTGACGTTTCCCCGTTCTCCACCGCTGGCGCACTGGTCGTGGCCAACGTGAAGGAAAGCGATCGCACTCGCACCTACAAGCAGCTGATGATGTACGCAGGTGCCGTGGTGTTGATCGCACCGGCATTGTCCTGGCTGCTGCTGGTGCCAACCGGCATCATGTAA
- a CDS encoding GlsB/YeaQ/YmgE family stress response membrane protein, producing MGIFGWIILGLIAGAIAKAIKPGKQGGGWLATLLLGVVGALLGGWIGSAIFSVGVDKFWSLSTWLLAIGGSLIVLIVWGLVTGKRR from the coding sequence ATGGGAATTTTTGGTTGGATCATCCTTGGGCTCATAGCCGGTGCGATCGCCAAGGCCATCAAGCCCGGAAAGCAGGGCGGCGGTTGGCTGGCAACTCTGTTGCTGGGCGTGGTCGGTGCACTGCTTGGTGGTTGGATCGGGTCGGCCATTTTCAGTGTCGGCGTTGACAAGTTCTGGTCGCTGTCCACCTGGTTGCTAGCTATCGGCGGTTCCTTGATCGTATTGATCGTCTGGGGACTGGTGACCGGCAAGCGCCGCTAG
- a CDS encoding DUF6286 domain-containing protein, with protein sequence MNRFWHVRSARTLALMISFVIVLAASVLLALSCILRLVNGQWPAAAEQSITTVSNLRFNDNLAVIVMVVLAVLGLLLLLSALIPGRRQTILLNSDDPSARSEQAISCRGISTLVGYEVERTDSVTRASVTTSPKLVRVTVQTPAHSVQRVRENVQARVQGVIDGLPVQRAPKVKVSVQRRGGN encoded by the coding sequence ATGAACAGATTCTGGCACGTTCGCAGTGCTCGCACGCTGGCCTTGATGATCAGCTTTGTCATCGTGCTGGCCGCGAGCGTTCTCCTGGCGCTTTCTTGCATCCTGCGTCTGGTCAACGGCCAATGGCCCGCCGCTGCCGAACAGAGCATTACAACGGTCAGCAACCTGCGCTTCAATGACAACCTGGCAGTGATCGTCATGGTGGTTCTCGCGGTGCTCGGTTTGCTGCTGTTGCTCAGCGCGCTCATTCCAGGGCGCCGGCAGACCATCCTGCTCAACAGCGATGATCCTTCCGCCAGGTCGGAACAGGCAATCTCATGCCGTGGAATATCAACCTTGGTGGGGTATGAGGTTGAACGTACCGATTCGGTGACCCGCGCGAGCGTGACAACCAGCCCAAAGCTGGTGCGCGTTACCGTGCAGACTCCGGCGCATTCGGTTCAGCGCGTGCGAGAGAACGTTCAGGCGCGGGTACAGGGCGTGATTGATGGGTTGCCAGTACAACGTGCTCCTAAGGTCAAAGTTTCGGTGCAGCGGCGAGGGGGAAACTAA
- a CDS encoding Asp23/Gls24 family envelope stress response protein produces MAELSTHRGSTTVNTAVYSKIAAQAAYKVPVVGSAAGGILGLGKYKDFDSRPKAKAEVLGKTVVIDLDLGLSYPSNVQQACEDVRNIVAADLRRYLGVEQVQTDIRVSWMSAPDEETRNRRLR; encoded by the coding sequence ATGGCAGAGCTGTCCACACACCGTGGAAGCACCACGGTGAACACTGCCGTCTATTCAAAAATCGCTGCCCAAGCGGCCTACAAGGTGCCGGTGGTCGGTTCGGCCGCCGGCGGGATCTTGGGACTGGGCAAGTACAAGGATTTTGATAGCCGGCCCAAGGCTAAGGCCGAAGTGCTCGGAAAGACTGTGGTTATCGACTTGGACCTTGGCTTGAGCTATCCGAGCAATGTCCAGCAAGCCTGCGAAGACGTGAGAAACATAGTCGCCGCGGATCTGCGCCGCTACCTCGGCGTTGAACAAGTGCAAACCGATATCCGAGTGAGCTGGATGTCGGCCCCGGATGAAGAAACGAGAAATAGGAGACTGCGATGA
- a CDS encoding Asp23/Gls24 family envelope stress response protein, with product MNEETIMVQRDSQGPIIKPTGEELERQAKAKAANEMQGHEELRGPLHTELGKTTIEDRVVQKIASIATREVSGVYAMGNAARRTFNSLAERIPGAQANAAGGVSVEKGEQQTAIDVSIVVSYGFSIVEVSNEIRSNIIAQVERATGLEVIEVNVEVTDVHLPEDDDDDAETRDGLK from the coding sequence ATGAATGAGGAGACCATCATGGTGCAACGCGATTCACAAGGGCCAATCATCAAGCCAACCGGCGAAGAACTGGAACGCCAGGCTAAAGCCAAGGCTGCCAATGAGATGCAGGGCCACGAAGAACTGCGCGGTCCGCTGCACACCGAGCTGGGTAAGACGACCATCGAAGACCGTGTTGTTCAGAAGATCGCCAGCATCGCCACCCGCGAAGTTTCTGGCGTGTACGCGATGGGCAATGCAGCCCGCCGAACCTTCAACTCGCTGGCTGAACGCATCCCGGGCGCACAGGCTAATGCCGCGGGTGGAGTGAGCGTCGAAAAGGGCGAGCAGCAGACCGCCATCGACGTGTCGATCGTCGTTTCCTACGGCTTCTCCATCGTTGAGGTCTCCAATGAGATCCGTTCAAACATCATTGCGCAGGTTGAGCGAGCCACCGGTCTGGAAGTCATCGAGGTCAATGTTGAAGTTACCGACGTGCACCTGCCAGAAGACGATGACGACGACGCTGAAACCCGCGACGGCCTGAAATAA
- a CDS encoding RNA polymerase sigma factor: protein MEPTRLTVLVGRSMEGDPEAFGELVTALTPGLRQYCKTFFSSWHDAEDATQDAWIRAWQSLSSLRERVAFKTWLYRMARNICLDRIRQRANDQQNVDDEVLEQTPIPDRELPENVAVQRDEIADAWQIINGLPSALRQTFVLVALQGMSYKEAALVTNVSESTVRGRLARARNAISEAVS from the coding sequence TTGGAACCGACCCGGCTGACCGTGCTTGTTGGTCGTTCGATGGAGGGTGATCCCGAAGCTTTTGGTGAACTTGTCACCGCGCTGACACCCGGCCTGCGTCAATACTGCAAGACTTTTTTCAGCAGTTGGCATGATGCGGAGGACGCTACCCAGGACGCATGGATCCGCGCTTGGCAGTCATTGAGCTCACTGCGCGAACGAGTCGCGTTTAAGACTTGGCTCTACCGGATGGCACGAAATATTTGCCTCGATCGCATCCGCCAACGTGCCAATGACCAGCAAAACGTGGATGATGAAGTGCTAGAGCAAACCCCGATCCCCGACCGCGAATTGCCCGAAAATGTTGCCGTGCAGCGCGATGAAATTGCCGACGCCTGGCAAATCATCAACGGATTGCCGTCGGCGCTCCGCCAGACCTTTGTTCTGGTGGCGCTCCAAGGCATGAGCTATAAGGAAGCGGCCCTGGTCACCAACGTTTCAGAATCGACTGTGCGAGGGCGACTTGCACGGGCACGCAATGCAATCAGTGAGGCGGTGTCATGA
- a CDS encoding FecCD family ABC transporter permease, which yields MRLRTKLRAPSTLVILLVLCLVVTVLAISGGEYQMTPWQVLKVLLGSGEGVENMVIWQWRMPRAVAALLFGAALGLSGAVFQSLTRNPLGSPDVIGFSTGAYTGALVTLTVLGGGFVATSVGALVGGLLTAFLVYLLAWRNGTAGFRLILVGIGISSVLASFNHFLVLRAELDVAMAAAVWGAGSLNGLTWQSVAPAGILVVLVSIALLASSSRLQMLQLGDDLCRALGMRVERTKLLLVVLAVFLVAGVTSLAGPIAFVALVAPQIARRLGRGSKLQLVPTALVGALLLAGSDLLAQRLFAPVQLPVGVVTVCFGGVYLIYLLNRRTTRQ from the coding sequence ATGAGGCTGCGAACCAAGCTCCGTGCCCCCAGTACGCTGGTGATCTTGCTGGTGCTCTGCCTAGTGGTCACGGTTCTGGCCATCTCGGGCGGCGAATACCAGATGACGCCATGGCAGGTGCTCAAAGTGCTCCTCGGTTCGGGCGAGGGTGTCGAAAATATGGTCATCTGGCAGTGGCGGATGCCGCGTGCGGTGGCTGCGTTGCTCTTTGGTGCCGCGCTGGGTCTTTCAGGTGCGGTCTTCCAATCGCTGACGCGAAATCCTTTGGGGTCGCCGGACGTTATTGGCTTTTCCACCGGTGCCTATACCGGTGCGCTGGTCACGCTCACAGTGCTCGGCGGCGGTTTTGTTGCCACCAGTGTGGGTGCTTTGGTTGGTGGCTTGCTCACCGCATTCTTGGTTTACCTGCTGGCCTGGCGTAACGGGACGGCCGGATTCAGGTTGATCCTCGTGGGTATCGGCATTTCATCGGTGCTGGCCTCGTTTAACCACTTTTTGGTGCTGCGCGCAGAACTGGACGTGGCGATGGCTGCTGCGGTCTGGGGCGCTGGAAGCCTCAACGGATTGACCTGGCAGTCCGTGGCACCTGCGGGAATTCTTGTGGTGCTCGTTTCCATCGCGCTGTTGGCCAGTTCTTCGCGACTTCAGATGCTGCAGCTGGGCGATGACCTGTGCCGGGCATTGGGCATGCGAGTGGAGCGCACCAAATTACTGCTTGTGGTGCTGGCAGTATTTCTCGTGGCGGGAGTGACCTCGTTAGCCGGCCCCATCGCTTTTGTCGCCTTGGTGGCTCCACAAATTGCTCGCCGTCTTGGGCGCGGAAGCAAGCTGCAACTAGTTCCTACGGCACTAGTCGGCGCGCTACTCTTGGCTGGCAGTGACCTGCTGGCCCAACGTCTCTTTGCGCCGGTGCAATTGCCGGTCGGCGTAGTGACTGTCTGCTTCGGCGGCGTCTACCTGATCTACCTCTTGAACCGGAGAACCACCAGGCAATAG
- a CDS encoding iron chelate uptake ABC transporter family permease subunit, producing the protein MTLVLLVVASLAVGSRALPIDVVVQALADSQSTVERSIVVESRLPRALLAVLAGLGLGVSGVLAQSLTRNPLAEPGILGVNAGASLAIVVSVGFLGVQGFNGYVIFAFLGALLTTAVVYVVGTPRPGSSDPVRLVLSGVAIGAVLTGVGTALSLVKPQAFDQLRAWTIGSLQGRDSSIVLTLAGCIVLGVAIAAMCARPLDSMALGEDSARSLGTRVGRTRILVLLAITILAGASTAAVGAIGFIGLMAPHAARRLAGAHTGWILAFTALIAPMLLLCADMLGRILLPGELQAGVVAAFLGAPLLIMIARGRKAAAL; encoded by the coding sequence GTGACTTTGGTGTTATTGGTCGTGGCTTCGCTGGCCGTCGGATCGCGGGCGCTGCCGATAGATGTTGTCGTTCAGGCTTTAGCGGATTCGCAGTCAACCGTAGAGCGAAGCATTGTTGTTGAATCGCGGTTGCCGCGAGCCCTGCTGGCAGTTCTCGCCGGATTAGGACTGGGCGTCTCCGGAGTCTTGGCGCAGAGCCTGACCCGAAACCCGCTGGCGGAACCCGGAATTCTCGGAGTGAACGCCGGAGCGTCCCTGGCTATCGTCGTTTCGGTCGGATTCCTCGGGGTACAAGGATTTAACGGCTATGTCATTTTTGCGTTTTTAGGTGCGCTGCTGACCACCGCAGTGGTTTACGTGGTCGGTACGCCACGGCCCGGGTCCAGCGACCCGGTGCGGCTGGTGCTATCTGGAGTCGCCATTGGCGCCGTGCTCACCGGTGTGGGAACCGCACTATCGCTGGTGAAGCCCCAGGCTTTCGACCAGCTGCGGGCCTGGACGATCGGATCCTTGCAGGGACGTGATTCTTCCATCGTGCTCACCCTTGCCGGATGCATTGTGCTGGGTGTTGCCATCGCTGCCATGTGTGCCCGCCCCCTTGATTCCATGGCGCTCGGTGAAGATAGCGCGCGGTCCTTGGGAACTCGTGTGGGACGGACCAGAATATTGGTTCTGCTCGCGATCACCATCCTGGCCGGCGCGTCCACCGCGGCCGTGGGCGCCATTGGATTCATCGGCTTGATGGCCCCGCATGCCGCCCGCAGATTGGCTGGCGCGCATACCGGGTGGATCTTGGCTTTTACCGCATTGATTGCTCCGATGCTCCTGCTCTGTGCTGACATGCTCGGCCGCATATTGCTGCCTGGCGAACTGCAGGCGGGTGTAGTGGCCGCCTTCCTCGGAGCACCGCTTCTGATCATGATTGCCCGTGGACGCAAGGCGGCGGCACTATGA